The sequence GTTGCCAACTTCATTGTAAAGATGGTGATGGGAATCAAGTACAACGATACGACTAACGCGTTTAAACTGTATAAGCGCGAGACCATAGAGGGTATAAAGCCATTTCTGGCCCCTCATTTTAACCTAACCGTTGAACTTCCACTCAAGGCTATGGTGCGAGGCTACAGCTATGCTGTTGTGCCTAATAGCTGGACAAACCGGAAATACGGCGAATCAAAATTGAAGATCAAAGAGATGGGTAGCCGCTACTTCTTCATTCTGATGTATTGCCTGATCGAAAAATATTTCTCCCGTGGCGATTTCAATAAGAAACCCGCTACGCCAGTCGCGCAGACAGTTAGCCGGTAGCCGATTGATTGTTTACTGATTACACCCGATAAGCCAACCAGTGAATTGGTTGGCTTATCGTATAAATAGGCCCTTCAATCCTGGAATCTGGTATACGGCCAGTGTTTGAATAATGGCCCATAAAATACCACTAATAAGCATGTAGAGGAGAAGTTGTCCGCGCCCCACGCGAAAAGAGACTGCCAGTGCTGTTCCGCCGATGGGAGTTAGAATCAAAGGCGTTAATAGGGCGATACCCATTAAGCCAAAGCGTTTCCAGATTCGAATGGCAAAGCGTGTTCGGCGGGTGAATAGTTTGGGTCGCTGTTTGCGGTAACGGTCCACAAGTGCCTGGATGGCAGCTCCCGCATACGTGATCACTATAACGCTGAGCATCATACCAAAGGTGGTACAAATAGACGTTTCAAGCCAGGATAGCCCCAGTGTCGCGCCAGTTAATGGCCCGCCAATGAATTTGATGGTGCTGGCAATAATGACCGAAACGTATTTGGCAAGGTGCATAAAAAGAAAGCTGTCTTGAAACAACGTCTTAAAAGTAGCTGTTGTTTATAATATGCCACTGCTAAATTCGTCTTATTCCGGAGCACCCGCTTATCTGTACAATGGCCATCTGCAAACGATTGTCCCAAGCCTGACCCGTAGAGTGACCGGCGTTACCTACGAGCGCGAACGGCTGACCCTTTCTGACGGCGATTTTCTTGATCTTGACTGGATTGTTACTGGGAAAAAACGATTGGTTATTCTAACCCATGGTCTGGAAGGAGATAGCCAGCGGCAATATATTCTTGGGGCAGCCCGATTGTTTTCAACAAACGGTTTCGATGTGCTGGCCTGGAACTGTCGTTCGTGTAGTGGCGAAATGAACCGTGCTTTCCGGCTTTACAATCACGGTGAAATCGGAGATATTGCCGAAGTTGTCGAACATGCATTACAGACTAAATCGTATGAAGAAATTGTGCTTGTTGGCTACAGCATGGGTGGAAATATTACCTTGAAATACCTCGGTGTTCATGGGAAAAAGCTCCCACCTGTTGTTAAACGGGGCATTGCTATATCATCCCCTACCGATCTGGGGGCTAGTGCTTTGTTGCTCGACCGACCGTCGAATCGATTTTACCGGAACCGATTT comes from Spirosoma aureum and encodes:
- a CDS encoding YheT family hydrolase, which produces MPLLNSSYSGAPAYLYNGHLQTIVPSLTRRVTGVTYERERLTLSDGDFLDLDWIVTGKKRLVILTHGLEGDSQRQYILGAARLFSTNGFDVLAWNCRSCSGEMNRAFRLYNHGEIGDIAEVVEHALQTKSYEEIVLVGYSMGGNITLKYLGVHGKKLPPVVKRGIAISSPTDLGASALLLDRPSNRFYRNRFMKKLITKLNQKADRFPGRLDMAKLHQVKRWRDFDDFFSAPVNGYQDASDFYNQASAVNFMPDIVVPTLVLNAQNDPLLSPECSPGWLAEKHPFVFLETPKTGGHVGFLVLRDPYTYAERRALAFAQGFISR